The following are encoded together in the Neomonachus schauinslandi chromosome X, ASM220157v2, whole genome shotgun sequence genome:
- the LOC123323418 gene encoding RNA polymerase II elongation factor ELL2-like codes for MEGDGLEPRQDNVTVLPMQLPKPAIRATDSYENHENTVCPQASLQFQGFQELIKIPPDDSPTDVYSFNFLLSNVNKDNQEDHTQKTVSSYSPSQFSCLSLMQDQMMCKTTNSYQMTQERRIQEEGGTCDKWNIIRKPYLEKRMPVRKAPQATPDPVPERKRTAPINPAYTIRKSRVASSVHMRPYRDRVIHLLALKDYKKPELLVRLQKDGITKNEKNSLGEILHQVANLNTQNFSYTLKDYVFNELQKDWPGYNELERQSLELVLSRRVDAFQNVTCTNSTGSSVDSSTAETSQEQLSSVGVVNLSKRKVRVSHLTTAIQSTPNGHLNNTRAKSAVGLSGHSEAIAHSTRPPLPTTRLPSSHPPQPACSSSNSCGDAEGPGAPGSRVASFSQSRIIFGNQRGKRPCLKTLPSISIQIYPEPVEKKPLMSDKKSEYTFVEHEAKNREYNIEMMGRQKTDPERQSEGAKPNSNEVKEVCTASGKTGAASGLPDYLANYVTIVSSEQRQQYEQEFRVEYDEYQSLYAKMLTLSRIFINLDSKRKHLSPDSKEYQDINKKISLEYQKMKQINPNYCAEKHRCQYLYNKLVHIKRLINDYDQQHVKP; via the coding sequence ATGGAGGGAGATGGCTTAGAGCCCAGGCAGGACAATGTCACTGTGTTGCCTATGCAGCTTCCCAAACCAGCCATTCGGGCAACTGACTCTTATGAGAACCACGAGAACACAGTGTGCCCTCAAGCTTCTCTTCAGTTCCAGGGATTCCAAGAGCTTATCAAAATCCCCCCAGATGATTCACCCACTGATGTATACAGCTTTAACTTTTTGTTGTCAAATGTGAATAAAGACAACCAGGAAGACCATACCCAAAAAACTGTCTCAAGCTACAGCCCCTCACAGTTCAGTTGCCTGAGCTTGATGCAGGATCAAATGATGTGTAAAACAACCAACTCCTATCAGATGACACAAGAAAGAAGGATCCAGGAAGAGGGTGGAACCTGCGACAAATGGAATATAATTAGAAAACCATACTTAGAGAAAAGAATGCCAGTTCGGAAAGCACCTCAAGCCACTCCAGATCCAGTGcctgagagaaaaagaacagctCCTATTAACCCTGCATATACAATTCGCAAGTCAAGAGTTGCTAGCAGTGTCCACATGAGACCATACAGGGATAGGGTGATTCACTTATTGGCATTGAAGGACTACAAGAAACCTGAACTGCTTGTTCGGCTTCAGAAAGACGGCATCACCAAGAATGAAAAGAACTCCCTTGGAGAAATTCTGCACCAAGTAGCCAACCTGAATACTCAGAATTTTTCATATACCTTAAAGGACTATGTTTTTAACGAGCTCCAAAAAGACTGGCCGGGATATAATGAGTTAGAGAGGCAGTCATTGGAGTTGGTGCTTTCCAGAAGAGTAGATGCATTTCAGAACGTGACATGTACCAATTCCACAGGATCTTCTGTAGATTCTAGTACAGCTGAAACATCTCAGGAACAGCTTTCCAGTGTAGGTGTTGTTAATTTATCGAAGAGAAAAGTTAGAGTATCTCACCTGACAACTGCAATACAGTCAACACCAAATGGCCATTTGAATAACACCAGAGCAAAATCTGCTGTAGGGCTCTCAGGCCATTCTGAGGCTATTGCCCATTCCACCCGTCCTCCACTGCCCACAACCCGCCTTCCCTCCTCACATCCTCCTCAGCCTGCATGTTCCAGCAGCAATTCTTGTGGCGATGCAGAAGGACCTGGGGCTCCAGGTTCACGTGTTGCTAGTTTTAGTCAAAGTAGAATAATCTTTGGGAACCAGAGGGGTAAACGTCCTTGCTTGAAAACGTTACCCTCTATTTCAATTCAAATATATCCAGAGCCTGTGGAGAAAAAACCTTTGATGTCTGATAAGAAGTCTGAATATACGTTTGTGGAACATGAAGCAAAGAACCGAGAGTACAATATTGAGATGATGGGGAGGCAGAAGACAGATCCAGAAAGACAAAGTGAAGGTGCAAAGCCAAACTCAAACGAAGTTAAAGAGGTTTGCACTGCTTCTGGGAAGACTGGTGCAGCCTCTGGGCTCCCAGATTATTTGGCTAACTATGTCACGATAGTTTCCTCTGAGCAACGTCAGCAGTATGAGCAGGAATTTAGAGTAGAATATGATGAATATCAGAGCTTGTATGCCAAGATGCTGACTTTATCTAGAATATTTATTAACCTTGATTCAAAGAGGAAGCACCTTTCTCCAGACTCAAAAGAATATCaggatattaataaaaaaatctctctaGAATATCAGAAGATGAAACAGATTAATCCCAATTATTGTGCAGAAAAACATAGATGCCAGTATCTTTATAACAAGCTGGTTCacattaaaagattaataaatgaTTATGACCAGCAGCATGTAAAACCATAG